Proteins from a single region of Streptomyces sp. Tu 3180:
- a CDS encoding BON domain-containing protein translates to MKAHDAASAGGTPAARSPEYRVAHLQDRLASGELGELGVRIEVRGESVLVTGTVPSAQCREDVLGTVREELSGLEVHCDIVVSETSSPDHAEELS, encoded by the coding sequence ATGAAAGCCCACGACGCCGCATCCGCAGGCGGCACGCCGGCGGCGCGGAGCCCGGAGTACCGCGTCGCCCATCTCCAGGACCGTCTCGCCTCCGGCGAGCTCGGCGAACTCGGCGTGCGCATCGAGGTCCGCGGCGAGTCCGTGCTGGTCACCGGGACCGTTCCCTCGGCCCAGTGCCGCGAGGACGTCCTGGGCACCGTGCGCGAGGAGCTCAGCGGGCTCGAGGTGCACTGCGACATCGTGGTCAGCGAGACCTCGTCCCCCGATCACGCGGAGGAGCTGTCATGA
- a CDS encoding GNAT family N-acetyltransferase, translating into MNASPVIRPYRPGDRPALDDICIRTAHNGGDSRPFYRDPDIFPATFAAPYVHLEPELAFVLDDGRGRAVGYILGTADTPRFAEAFRTVWLPLVADRHPEPSGPPDTPDEAIARLLHHPERMVVPELAAYPAHLHIDLLPEWQGRGHGRELMRRFLTALRDGGVPSVHLVMATANKPARAFYDRMGFHEIDAPLDDSVACLGRTTGDLDRL; encoded by the coding sequence ATGAACGCGTCTCCCGTGATCCGCCCGTACCGCCCCGGCGACCGGCCGGCCCTCGACGACATCTGCATCCGCACCGCGCACAACGGCGGGGACAGCCGCCCCTTCTACCGTGACCCCGACATCTTCCCCGCCACCTTCGCGGCCCCCTACGTCCATCTCGAGCCGGAGCTGGCCTTCGTCCTGGACGACGGACGGGGCCGGGCGGTCGGGTACATCCTCGGCACCGCCGACACCCCCCGTTTCGCCGAGGCCTTCCGCACCGTGTGGCTGCCCCTGGTCGCCGACCGCCACCCCGAGCCGTCCGGGCCGCCGGACACCCCGGACGAGGCGATCGCCCGGCTGCTGCACCACCCCGAGCGGATGGTGGTCCCGGAACTGGCCGCCTATCCGGCGCACCTGCACATCGACCTGCTGCCCGAGTGGCAGGGGCGCGGTCACGGCCGGGAGCTGATGCGGAGGTTCCTCACGGCCCTGCGGGACGGGGGAGTGCCGTCCGTCCACCTCGTCATGGCGACGGCCAACAAGCCCGCCCGGGCCTTCTACGACCGCATGGGATTCCACGAGATCGACGCGCCGCTGGACGATTCGGTCGCCTGCCTCGGGCGCACCACGGGGGACCTCGACCGGCTCTGA
- a CDS encoding SRPBCC family protein — protein sequence MSQVEESIEVGVPVHTAYNQWTQFESFPEFMDGVERIEQRTDTLTHWVTKIGGVEREFDAEITEQIPDERVAWTTVDGEAKQAGVVTFHRLDDTRTKVMLQMDYDPEGLAETVGDKLGFVKRQATGDLKRFKEFIEHRGRETGAWRGAV from the coding sequence ATGTCGCAGGTAGAGGAATCGATCGAGGTCGGCGTCCCCGTCCACACCGCCTACAACCAGTGGACCCAGTTCGAGAGCTTCCCGGAGTTCATGGACGGCGTCGAGCGCATCGAGCAGCGCACCGACACGCTCACCCACTGGGTGACGAAGATCGGAGGCGTGGAGCGGGAGTTCGACGCCGAGATCACCGAGCAGATCCCGGACGAGCGCGTCGCGTGGACCACGGTGGACGGCGAGGCGAAGCAGGCCGGCGTGGTCACCTTCCACCGTCTGGACGACACCAGGACCAAGGTGATGCTGCAGATGGACTACGACCCCGAGGGGCTGGCCGAGACCGTCGGCGACAAGCTCGGCTTCGTCAAGCGGCAGGCCACCGGGGACCTCAAGCGGTTCAAGGAGTTCATCGAGCACCGCGGCCGGGAGACCGGCGCCTGGCGCGGCGCGGTCTGA
- a CDS encoding YihY/virulence factor BrkB family protein produces the protein MKLHIPGRNGRPDGTSATNEPEPGPPAERTAEEPGPSDEVERAAPDSPVELPKRSWGAALKGSLREFQDDELTDRAAALTYYGVLSLFPALLVLVSLLGVAGKSATDKVMENVQQLAPGAVRDIITRAVEQLQGNSGVGSIMAIVGLVLAVWSASGYVAAFIRSANAVYDMPEGRPVWKVLPVRVGMTVVLMVLAVVSALIVVFTGGLARRAGDALGLGDTAVMVWSIAKWPVLVVLVTMMIALLYWAAPNTKIRGFRWITPGSFLALVIWLIASAGFAFYVANFASYNKTYGTMAGVIVFLVWLWITNLAILLGLEFDAEVARQRAIAGGHPPEAEPYTQPRDTRAWDEQDRRRMDET, from the coding sequence ATGAAGCTGCATATTCCCGGGCGGAACGGCCGGCCCGACGGCACGTCCGCGACGAACGAGCCCGAGCCGGGGCCCCCGGCCGAGCGCACGGCGGAGGAACCCGGACCGAGCGACGAGGTGGAACGGGCCGCGCCGGACTCCCCCGTCGAGCTGCCGAAGCGGTCATGGGGCGCGGCGCTGAAGGGCAGTCTGCGCGAGTTCCAGGACGACGAGCTGACCGACCGGGCCGCCGCGCTCACGTACTACGGCGTGCTGTCGCTGTTCCCGGCGCTGCTGGTGCTGGTCTCGCTGCTGGGCGTCGCCGGCAAGTCGGCCACGGACAAGGTGATGGAGAACGTCCAGCAGCTCGCCCCCGGGGCGGTCCGCGACATCATCACCCGGGCGGTCGAGCAACTGCAGGGCAACTCGGGTGTCGGTTCGATCATGGCGATCGTCGGCCTGGTCCTGGCGGTGTGGTCGGCCTCCGGCTACGTGGCGGCGTTCATCCGCTCGGCGAACGCGGTCTACGACATGCCCGAGGGGCGCCCGGTGTGGAAGGTGCTGCCGGTGCGGGTCGGCATGACGGTGGTGCTGATGGTGCTGGCCGTGGTCAGTGCGCTCATCGTGGTCTTCACCGGTGGCCTCGCCCGCCGGGCGGGCGACGCCCTCGGCCTGGGCGACACCGCGGTGATGGTGTGGTCCATCGCCAAGTGGCCGGTGCTGGTCGTGCTGGTGACGATGATGATCGCACTGCTGTACTGGGCGGCCCCGAACACCAAGATCCGGGGGTTCCGCTGGATCACCCCGGGCAGTTTCCTGGCCCTGGTGATCTGGCTGATCGCCTCCGCCGGGTTCGCGTTCTACGTGGCCAACTTCGCCTCGTACAACAAGACGTACGGCACGATGGCCGGTGTCATCGTGTTCCTGGTCTGGCTGTGGATCACCAATCTGGCGATCCTGCTGGGGCTGGAGTTCGACGCGGAGGTCGCCCGGCAGCGGGCCATCGCCGGCGGTCATCCGCCCGAGGCCGAGCCGTACACCCAGCCGCGCGACACCCGGGCCTGGGACGAACAGGACCGGCGCCGGATGGACGAGACCTGA
- a CDS encoding flavodoxin family protein, producing the protein MPTLLIVHHTPSPHCQAMFEAVLSGATAPEIEGVRVVRRAALSATATDVLEADGYLLGTPANLGYMAGALKHFFDQVYYPCLDTTRGRPFGFYVHGGNDVTGAVRGIDSITTGLGWRRAADPVKVTGAPQKADVERCWELGATLAAGLME; encoded by the coding sequence GTGCCGACCCTGCTGATCGTCCACCACACGCCCTCGCCCCACTGCCAGGCGATGTTCGAAGCCGTCCTCTCCGGTGCCACGGCCCCGGAGATCGAGGGCGTCCGGGTGGTGCGGCGGGCGGCCCTGTCCGCCACCGCCACCGACGTCCTGGAGGCCGACGGCTACCTCCTGGGCACCCCGGCCAACCTCGGCTACATGGCGGGCGCGCTCAAGCACTTCTTCGACCAGGTCTACTACCCGTGCCTGGACACCACCCGCGGCCGGCCCTTCGGTTTCTACGTGCACGGCGGGAACGACGTCACCGGGGCGGTGCGGGGCATCGACTCCATCACCACGGGTCTCGGCTGGCGCCGCGCCGCTGATCCCGTGAAGGTCACCGGCGCACCGCAGAAGGCCGACGTCGAGCGGTGCTGGGAACTGGGTGCCACGCTCGCCGCCGGCCTGATGGAGTGA
- a CDS encoding nucleotidyltransferase family protein yields the protein MTENGEDATLVRRPGTPDLRLATGAPGQVSPAAAARYDGRSEEGEPDLPRDRNQAILEAAKQVGAVLKRAGHHFALAGSVAVHAHGGSGNLQHDVDFCVRPEDAEPVAATLREAGLTVYTPPEDWLIKATCFGQDVDIIFELAHRPVSLEMLDRAEELSVESVRMPVLAPTDLLWSLMAAFSEHHCDFGAVLPIARALREKVDWERVRHDCGDEPMPAAFFFLLERLNVI from the coding sequence ATGACGGAGAACGGTGAGGACGCCACGCTCGTCCGGCGCCCGGGGACCCCGGACCTCCGTCTGGCCACGGGCGCCCCGGGACAGGTGTCCCCGGCCGCCGCGGCCCGGTACGACGGACGGTCCGAGGAAGGGGAACCCGACCTGCCCCGCGACCGCAACCAGGCCATCCTGGAGGCGGCCAAGCAGGTCGGCGCGGTGCTGAAGCGGGCCGGCCACCACTTCGCGCTGGCCGGCAGCGTCGCCGTCCACGCCCACGGCGGGAGCGGCAACCTCCAGCACGACGTCGACTTCTGCGTCCGCCCCGAGGACGCCGAGCCCGTGGCCGCCACGCTGCGCGAGGCCGGGCTGACGGTCTACACCCCGCCGGAGGACTGGCTGATCAAGGCCACGTGCTTCGGCCAGGACGTCGACATCATCTTCGAGCTGGCACACCGGCCCGTCTCCCTGGAGATGCTCGACCGGGCGGAGGAGCTCTCGGTGGAGTCGGTGCGCATGCCGGTCCTGGCGCCCACCGATCTGCTGTGGAGCCTGATGGCCGCCTTCTCGGAGCACCACTGCGACTTCGGTGCGGTGCTGCCCATCGCCCGCGCCCTGCGCGAGAAGGTCGACTGGGAGCGGGTGCGGCACGACTGCGGCGACGAGCCCATGCCCGCCGCCTTCTTCTTCCTCCTGGAACGCCTGAACGTCATCTGA
- a CDS encoding lytic polysaccharide monooxygenase auxiliary activity family 9 protein, translating into MALRSRLTLTLSVVVASLLCLIPWSGTAVAHGSVIDPASRNYGCWQRWGSDFQNPAMAQQDPMCWQAWQDDPNAMWNWNGLYRNGSGGNFQAAVPDGQLCSGGRTEGGRYNSLDAAGPWRTTNVGNNFTVKLYDQASHGADYFLVYVTRQGFDPATQPLGWDDLQLVARTGAYAPGQNYSIPVSTSGRSGRHVVYTIWQASHMDQTYFLCSDVNFG; encoded by the coding sequence GTGGCGCTCCGGTCCCGTCTGACCCTCACGCTGAGCGTCGTCGTCGCCTCGCTGCTCTGTCTGATCCCCTGGAGCGGCACCGCCGTCGCCCACGGCTCGGTGATCGACCCCGCCTCCCGCAACTACGGCTGCTGGCAGCGCTGGGGGAGCGACTTCCAGAACCCGGCGATGGCCCAGCAGGACCCCATGTGCTGGCAGGCGTGGCAGGACGACCCCAACGCCATGTGGAACTGGAACGGCCTCTACCGCAACGGCTCCGGCGGCAACTTCCAGGCCGCCGTCCCCGACGGCCAGCTGTGCAGCGGCGGGCGCACCGAGGGCGGGCGCTACAACTCCCTGGACGCGGCGGGCCCCTGGAGGACGACGAACGTGGGCAACAACTTCACCGTGAAGCTGTACGACCAGGCCAGCCACGGCGCGGACTACTTCCTCGTCTACGTCACCCGGCAGGGCTTCGACCCCGCCACCCAGCCGCTGGGCTGGGACGACCTCCAGCTGGTGGCCCGCACCGGCGCGTACGCCCCCGGCCAGAACTACTCGATCCCGGTGAGCACGTCCGGCCGCAGCGGCCGCCACGTCGTCTACACGATCTGGCAGGCCTCGCACATGGACCAGACGTACTTCCTGTGCAGTGACGTGAACTTCGGCTGA
- a CDS encoding class I SAM-dependent methyltransferase produces MSPAATVFDALGGEYEKAFASSAAHRASLEWLLERLGPGSRVLDVGSGTGRPTAAALAGAGHRVLGVDVSPVMVEIASRQVPEGEFRCADIRTTALEDEAFDAVCVYFSLLQMSRAEQAGLVRRLARALRPGGFLVLATVPLDVEDFDGVFMGQAVRVTSFAAQDVTALVRGAGLTVLSERSVMFTPTHPDARPEPQIFLHCRRERAEPAG; encoded by the coding sequence ATGTCACCGGCAGCGACGGTGTTCGACGCGCTGGGCGGCGAGTACGAGAAGGCGTTCGCCTCCTCCGCCGCCCACCGGGCGTCGCTGGAGTGGCTGCTGGAGCGGCTCGGGCCCGGCAGCAGGGTGCTGGACGTGGGCAGCGGGACGGGACGTCCCACGGCCGCCGCGCTCGCCGGGGCCGGTCACCGGGTGCTGGGCGTCGACGTCTCCCCGGTGATGGTGGAGATCGCCTCCCGGCAGGTGCCCGAGGGTGAGTTCCGGTGCGCCGACATCCGCACGACGGCGCTCGAGGACGAGGCGTTCGACGCGGTCTGCGTGTACTTCTCGCTGCTCCAGATGTCGCGTGCGGAGCAGGCCGGTCTCGTCCGCCGGCTGGCCCGGGCGCTGCGGCCGGGCGGGTTCCTCGTGCTGGCCACCGTGCCGCTGGACGTCGAGGACTTCGACGGCGTGTTCATGGGGCAGGCCGTGCGGGTCACCAGTTTCGCCGCCCAGGACGTCACCGCGCTGGTGCGCGGGGCGGGGCTGACGGTGCTGTCGGAGAGGAGCGTGATGTTCACCCCCACCCATCCCGACGCCCGGCCGGAACCCCAGATCTTCCTGCACTGCCGCCGGGAGAGGGCGGAGCCGGCCGGCTGA
- a CDS encoding cation-translocating P-type ATPase yields the protein MLIRFDVAPLAGAVAGAAAGAARSTAQGMTSVHDTTRRVRHVARNALSGDRHWRAGHRVHLALRHPDGAVGPLARKVAAELLDHPDVLTAYWDEGLSRLVVTAVTDAAGDRVTERAVALATRLGLSEDADPEEGEDEAAHPGDPREVRVAAAALLLDAAGAAGALTARSLRLPRSPKAVTAGVTLLRENPRFRALLRGRLGRSGMELVLAAANAAAHGAGQSPVSLALDGVLRTGQLTEAVARTAAFEALHDDICLERRTSIPCPTETRPPLRVTPAQAYAAHAGTGSVAGAVAALLVTHDTGEAAEAVLAGSPKAARYGPAAFNAALGTHLARSGVLVRSRERLRHLEIADSLVLHADALRSHAHGGAAPDGASVVFDDPVDPCAEAVLDAARRAGLHVVITGGSDLKDITRLADEVAPADLPFRDVVRALQNDGHIVVSVARVGADGNADVADGLPAADMAIALTDERSAVAWGADALAPNGLGDVWRLLTAIPAARQVGRRSQTLARAGAALSGLMVARGGTPGGRLWRRLTRHAPVNIAAVGALLAGVTAAARVATATPPEPRLHVPWHALEPHEARDLLSTPRTDAEPSGLALFADQAWQRAARLTRTPAAAPARWTWEAAGAVRRELDDPLTPVLATGAVASALLGSLVDALLVVGAMDLNAVAGGLQRLRAERALARLAARQQPKARRQDSHRNTVTVDAARLRPGDRISLGAGDVVPADARLLEADGLEVDESALTGESLPVTKALEPTPGAPVAQRTCMVFEGTTVVAGRAVALVVDTGDRTEAGRAVALAARTPPPAGVQARLQELTRKALPVTLTGGALVTGLSLLRGSPIRRAVSGGVAVAVAAVPEGLPLVATVAQMAAARRLSRRGVLVRTPRTLEALGRVDTVCFDKTGTLTENRLRLVKVATPDGTVLAPDTERAVTVVRLAARACPQEETGEGRRIAHATDEAVLDVAPPDDSWTADGELPFEASRGYAAAVGRDAADTGGLLVVKGAPETVLPACRDLPDHATETAHDLAGRGLRVLAVAHRPCRTADAAAELDAGLADLEFAGLVALADVPRDTSQALLAELRRSGILPVMLTGDHPETARAIAVQLGWPEDTEVVTGDELVAMGRRDRVRALHGAAVVARVAPEQKLHVVEALQQAGRVVAMAGDGANDAAAIRAADVGVGIEARGSAAARNAADIVLTTGDLSVLVDAVGEGRALWRSVADAVSILIGGNAGEVGFSVLGTLLAGSSPLSTRQLLLVNLLTDMFPAMAVAVTPSDDPSTAAHAETGPMGLDVLGAPLLRAIRRRGVTTCLGAVTAYLIGRLTPGTERRSTTMALCGVVGAQLVQTLSGRRHSPLVWVTALGSAAVLAALVQTPGVSHFFGCTPLGPLAWAGVALAIALSALAPRLERLEPVRHLYGAASRLALRLGDSARQTRHLMHSGIARPVA from the coding sequence ATGCTCATACGTTTCGACGTCGCCCCTCTCGCCGGGGCCGTGGCGGGAGCCGCCGCGGGCGCGGCCCGCTCCACCGCCCAGGGCATGACGTCCGTCCACGACACGACGCGCCGCGTCCGCCACGTCGCCCGCAACGCGCTGAGCGGCGACCGGCACTGGCGGGCCGGACACCGCGTCCACCTGGCCCTGCGCCACCCCGACGGCGCCGTCGGGCCGCTCGCCCGCAAGGTCGCCGCCGAACTGCTCGACCACCCGGACGTCCTGACGGCGTACTGGGACGAGGGGCTGTCCCGTCTGGTGGTGACCGCGGTGACGGACGCGGCGGGCGACCGCGTGACCGAGCGGGCCGTCGCGCTCGCCACCCGCCTCGGGCTGAGCGAGGACGCCGACCCGGAGGAGGGCGAGGACGAGGCCGCCCACCCCGGCGACCCCCGCGAGGTGCGGGTCGCCGCCGCCGCGCTGCTGCTGGACGCGGCCGGGGCGGCCGGCGCCCTGACCGCCCGGTCGCTGCGCCTGCCGCGCAGCCCCAAGGCGGTCACCGCCGGCGTCACCCTGCTGCGTGAGAACCCCCGCTTCCGCGCCCTGCTGCGCGGGCGGCTCGGCCGCAGCGGCATGGAACTGGTCCTGGCCGCCGCCAACGCCGCCGCGCACGGCGCCGGACAGTCCCCGGTGTCCCTGGCGCTCGACGGAGTGCTGCGCACCGGCCAGCTGACCGAGGCGGTGGCCAGGACCGCCGCCTTCGAGGCCCTGCACGACGACATCTGCCTCGAACGGCGCACCAGCATCCCCTGCCCCACGGAAACCCGTCCGCCGCTGCGGGTGACGCCCGCCCAGGCCTACGCGGCCCACGCGGGCACCGGCAGCGTCGCGGGCGCCGTCGCCGCGCTCCTCGTCACCCACGACACGGGGGAGGCCGCCGAAGCCGTCCTCGCCGGATCGCCCAAGGCCGCGCGGTACGGCCCGGCCGCCTTCAACGCGGCCCTCGGCACCCACCTCGCCCGCTCCGGCGTCCTCGTGCGCAGCAGGGAGAGGCTGCGGCACCTGGAGATCGCCGACTCCCTCGTGCTGCACGCCGACGCCCTGCGCAGCCACGCGCACGGCGGCGCCGCCCCCGACGGCGCGTCCGTGGTGTTCGACGACCCGGTCGACCCCTGCGCCGAAGCCGTCCTCGACGCGGCCCGCAGGGCGGGACTGCACGTGGTGATCACGGGCGGCTCCGACCTGAAGGACATCACCCGCCTGGCCGACGAGGTCGCCCCGGCCGACCTGCCGTTCCGCGACGTCGTACGGGCCCTGCAGAACGACGGGCACATCGTGGTGAGCGTCGCCCGCGTGGGCGCGGACGGGAACGCCGACGTGGCGGACGGACTGCCCGCCGCCGACATGGCCATCGCCCTCACCGACGAGCGCTCGGCCGTCGCCTGGGGCGCCGACGCGCTCGCCCCGAACGGACTCGGGGACGTGTGGCGCCTGCTGACCGCGATTCCGGCGGCACGCCAGGTGGGCCGCCGCTCGCAGACGCTGGCCCGGGCGGGCGCCGCCCTGTCCGGACTCATGGTGGCCCGCGGCGGCACGCCCGGGGGGCGTCTGTGGCGGCGGCTCACCCGGCACGCCCCGGTGAACATCGCGGCGGTCGGCGCCCTGCTCGCCGGCGTGACCGCGGCCGCGCGCGTGGCCACCGCCACGCCGCCCGAACCCCGGCTGCACGTGCCCTGGCACGCCCTGGAACCGCACGAGGCCCGCGACCTGCTCAGCACCCCCCGCACCGACGCCGAACCCAGCGGGCTCGCCCTGTTCGCCGACCAGGCGTGGCAGCGGGCGGCACGGCTCACCCGCACGCCCGCGGCGGCCCCCGCCCGCTGGACCTGGGAGGCGGCCGGCGCCGTCCGCCGGGAACTCGACGACCCCCTCACGCCCGTCCTGGCCACCGGCGCGGTCGCCTCGGCCCTGCTCGGCTCGCTCGTCGACGCGCTGCTCGTGGTCGGCGCCATGGACCTCAACGCGGTGGCGGGGGGCCTGCAGCGGCTGCGCGCGGAACGCGCGCTGGCCCGGCTGGCCGCCCGGCAGCAGCCCAAGGCGCGCCGGCAGGACAGCCACCGGAACACGGTCACCGTCGACGCGGCCCGGCTGCGGCCGGGGGACCGGATCAGCCTCGGCGCCGGCGACGTCGTACCGGCGGACGCGCGGCTGCTGGAGGCGGACGGGCTGGAGGTCGACGAGTCGGCGCTCACCGGCGAGTCGCTGCCGGTGACCAAGGCCCTCGAGCCGACCCCCGGCGCGCCGGTGGCCCAGCGGACCTGCATGGTCTTCGAGGGCACCACCGTCGTGGCCGGCCGGGCCGTCGCCCTCGTGGTGGACACCGGCGACCGCACCGAGGCGGGCCGGGCCGTCGCCCTGGCCGCCCGCACCCCGCCGCCCGCCGGCGTCCAGGCACGGCTGCAGGAACTGACCCGCAAGGCCCTGCCGGTGACCCTCACCGGCGGCGCGCTGGTGACCGGGCTGTCCCTGCTGCGCGGCAGCCCGATCCGGCGGGCCGTCAGCGGCGGTGTCGCCGTGGCCGTCGCCGCGGTCCCCGAGGGCCTGCCGCTCGTCGCGACCGTCGCCCAGATGGCGGCCGCCCGCCGGCTGTCCCGGCGCGGCGTCCTGGTCCGCACCCCCCGCACCCTGGAGGCGCTCGGCCGGGTCGACACCGTCTGCTTCGACAAGACCGGCACCCTCACCGAGAACCGGCTCCGCCTGGTCAAGGTGGCCACCCCCGACGGCACCGTGCTCGCCCCGGACACCGAGCGGGCCGTGACGGTCGTGCGGCTGGCCGCGCGGGCCTGTCCGCAGGAGGAGACGGGCGAGGGGCGCCGGATCGCGCACGCCACCGACGAGGCGGTCCTCGACGTCGCCCCGCCCGACGACTCCTGGACCGCCGACGGCGAACTCCCCTTCGAGGCCAGCCGGGGCTACGCGGCGGCGGTCGGACGGGACGCCGCGGACACCGGCGGGCTCCTCGTCGTCAAGGGCGCCCCCGAAACGGTGCTCCCCGCCTGCCGGGACCTCCCCGACCACGCCACCGAGACGGCCCACGACCTCGCGGGGCGGGGACTGCGCGTCCTCGCCGTCGCCCACCGCCCCTGCCGGACGGCCGACGCCGCCGCCGAACTCGACGCCGGCCTCGCGGACCTGGAGTTCGCCGGGCTGGTCGCCCTGGCCGACGTCCCGCGCGACACCTCGCAGGCGCTGCTCGCGGAGCTGCGCCGCTCCGGCATCCTGCCCGTCATGCTCACCGGCGACCACCCGGAGACCGCCCGCGCCATCGCCGTGCAGCTGGGCTGGCCGGAGGACACCGAGGTGGTCACCGGGGACGAGCTCGTCGCCATGGGACGGCGCGACCGGGTCCGCGCCCTGCACGGCGCCGCCGTCGTCGCCCGGGTCGCGCCCGAACAGAAGCTGCACGTCGTGGAGGCCCTGCAGCAGGCCGGCCGGGTGGTGGCGATGGCCGGCGACGGCGCCAACGACGCCGCCGCGATCCGCGCCGCCGACGTCGGCGTCGGCATCGAGGCCCGCGGCTCGGCCGCCGCCCGCAACGCCGCCGACATCGTGCTCACCACCGGTGACCTGTCCGTCCTGGTGGACGCCGTCGGCGAGGGCCGCGCCCTGTGGCGCAGCGTCGCCGACGCGGTGAGCATCCTCATCGGCGGCAACGCCGGCGAGGTCGGCTTCAGCGTGCTGGGCACCCTGCTGGCGGGCTCCTCGCCGCTGTCGACCCGTCAGCTGCTGCTGGTCAACCTGCTCACCGACATGTTCCCGGCCATGGCGGTGGCGGTGACACCGAGCGACGACCCCTCCACGGCGGCGCACGCCGAGACCGGCCCGATGGGGCTCGACGTCCTCGGCGCACCCCTGCTGCGCGCCATCCGGCGCCGGGGCGTGACCACCTGCCTCGGTGCGGTCACCGCCTACCTGATCGGCCGTCTCACCCCCGGCACCGAACGCCGCTCCACCACGATGGCCCTGTGCGGCGTGGTCGGCGCGCAGCTCGTGCAGACCCTCTCCGGCCGCCGCCACAGCCCCCTGGTGTGGGTGACGGCGCTGGGCTCCGCCGCCGTGCTCGCCGCCCTCGTGCAGACCCCCGGCGTCAGCCACTTCTTCGGCTGCACCCCGCTCGGGCCCCTCGCCTGGGCCGGCGTGGCCCTGGCCATCGCCCTGTCGGCCCTCGCGCCGCGCCTGGAGCGCCTGGAGCCGGTACGGCACCTGTACGGCGCGGCGTCCCGGCTCGCCCTGCGCCTCGGCGACTCCGCGCGGCAGACCCGCCACCTGATGCACAGCGGCATCGCGCGACCGGTGGCGTGA
- a CDS encoding zinc-dependent alcohol dehydrogenase family protein has translation MKGYVFHGPGQSAWEEVPDPAVKEPTDAIVRVDAVTICGTDLHILKGDVPEVRPGTVLGHEAVGEIVETGGDVRTVRPGDRVLVSCISACGRCRHCREGVYGQCLDGGGWVLGHLIDGTQAEYVRVPYADLSVHAVPGTLTNEDAVLLADIFPTAYEVGVLNGRVRPGDTVVVVGAGPIGLATIATARLFSPERVIAVDLAAPRLEAARAFGAEAVADAGEAPEQLVADLTGGLGADVVVEAVGVPETFEMCTRMVRPGGHLANVGVHGGPATLHLEDLWSRNVTVTTGLVDTRSTPTLLRMAAAGRLPTGRMVTHTFPLDHMQEAYDVFGNAAETGALKVVLGVPQHEVVPVHPTA, from the coding sequence ATGAAGGGCTACGTCTTCCACGGTCCCGGGCAGTCCGCCTGGGAGGAGGTCCCCGACCCGGCCGTCAAGGAACCCACCGACGCGATCGTGCGGGTCGACGCCGTCACCATCTGCGGGACGGACCTGCACATCCTCAAGGGCGACGTCCCCGAGGTCCGCCCGGGCACCGTCCTGGGGCACGAGGCGGTCGGCGAGATCGTCGAGACCGGGGGCGACGTCCGCACCGTGCGTCCCGGGGACCGGGTGCTGGTCTCCTGCATCTCCGCCTGCGGGCGCTGCCGCCACTGCCGCGAGGGCGTGTACGGCCAGTGCCTGGACGGCGGGGGCTGGGTCCTCGGCCACCTGATCGACGGCACCCAGGCCGAGTACGTCCGCGTCCCGTACGCCGACCTCTCGGTGCACGCGGTGCCCGGCACGCTCACGAACGAGGACGCCGTGCTGCTGGCCGACATCTTCCCCACCGCCTACGAGGTGGGCGTGCTCAACGGGCGGGTGCGTCCCGGCGACACCGTCGTCGTGGTGGGCGCCGGGCCGATCGGGCTCGCCACGATCGCCACCGCCCGGCTGTTCTCACCCGAGCGCGTCATCGCCGTGGACCTGGCCGCGCCCCGGCTGGAGGCGGCCAGGGCGTTCGGCGCCGAGGCCGTGGCCGACGCGGGCGAGGCCCCCGAGCAGCTGGTCGCGGACCTCACCGGCGGCCTCGGCGCGGACGTGGTCGTCGAGGCGGTCGGCGTGCCGGAGACCTTCGAGATGTGCACCCGCATGGTGCGGCCCGGCGGGCACCTGGCCAACGTCGGCGTGCACGGCGGCCCCGCCACGCTGCACCTGGAGGACCTGTGGAGCAGGAACGTCACCGTCACCACGGGGCTGGTCGACACCCGCTCCACGCCCACCCTGCTGCGGATGGCGGCCGCAGGCCGGCTGCCCACTGGGCGCATGGTCACCCACACGTTCCCGCTCGACCACATGCAGGAGGCGTACGACGTCTTCGGCAACGCCGCCGAGACCGGTGCGCTCAAGGTCGTCCTCGGCGTTCCGCAGCACGAGGTCGTCCCCGTGCACCCGACGGCCTGA